Proteins encoded together in one Vicinamibacteria bacterium window:
- a CDS encoding gluconate 2-dehydrogenase subunit 3 family protein, with protein MDEDTPTGSTDRRAFLERLASGALGFASLGCLSAAGLGAAQGRAPDRLRVFEELEAELFGAWCDELAPGAADARVASFVDKYLAEPFEESLLLLRVLQNPPFVDFYRNGLAGIDLESHSRYGRSFLRISSKERSAIVEAAATSSTEAWTDPNPFFFYLVSRSDAVDVVYGTAEGFRRLGVPYLPHIRPRPPW; from the coding sequence GTGGACGAGGATACCCCGACCGGGTCGACGGATCGTCGAGCGTTTCTCGAGCGGTTGGCCTCGGGCGCGCTGGGGTTTGCCAGCCTGGGTTGCTTGAGCGCGGCAGGTCTTGGTGCCGCCCAGGGACGGGCGCCCGATCGCCTGCGGGTTTTCGAAGAGCTCGAGGCCGAGCTCTTCGGCGCCTGGTGCGACGAGCTGGCTCCGGGCGCGGCCGATGCACGAGTTGCCAGTTTCGTCGACAAGTACCTGGCCGAGCCCTTCGAAGAATCCCTGCTGCTGCTTCGCGTGCTGCAGAACCCGCCGTTCGTCGACTTCTATCGGAACGGCCTCGCCGGGATCGATTTGGAGAGCCACTCCCGTTACGGGAGGTCCTTTCTCCGGATCTCTTCGAAAGAGCGTTCGGCGATCGTCGAGGCCGCGGCGACGTCTTCGACCGAGGCCTGGACCGATCCCAACCCTTTCTTCTTCTATCTCGTTTCGAGGAGCGACGCCGTCGATGTGGTTTACGGGACCGCCGAAGGATTTCGAAGACTCGGGGTCCCCTACCTCCCTCATATCCGTCCCCGCCCACCCTGGTAA